The following coding sequences lie in one Maribacter forsetii DSM 18668 genomic window:
- a CDS encoding glycosyltransferase yields the protein MNILQVVPGMDPKGGGVCQGIRNTLPEFTKHGIHNEVVCFDDSNAPFIAKDPFKIHGLGKANNPWGYNKKFIPWMLDNFERFDVVIVHGLWLYQSQAAIKAMLTYRKTNGSKPKVYVMPHGMLDPYFQNADDRKLKAFRNTIYWKLFENKVVNQADGILFTCEEELLLARTTFPNYKPKKEINVGYGIQPPPVFHENMKKAFASNVPQWNGKPFLLFLSRIHPKKGVDMLITAYLKLENELDDLPQLIIAGPNDHSYAKEMQNMTKPSKNILFAGMLSGGAKWGAFYESEVFVLPSHQENFGIAVVEALACKTPVLISNKVNIWREIEKGKGGIVKNDSALETLNLLKEWLLLDEKAKHQMTINAESIYKSHFTIENAAKQYLNGINIKITK from the coding sequence ATGAATATATTACAAGTAGTACCAGGTATGGACCCAAAAGGGGGAGGAGTCTGTCAAGGCATTAGAAATACCTTACCAGAGTTTACAAAGCACGGAATACATAACGAGGTTGTTTGTTTTGATGATTCAAATGCTCCATTTATAGCAAAAGACCCTTTTAAAATTCATGGATTGGGCAAAGCCAATAATCCATGGGGTTATAACAAAAAATTTATTCCATGGATGCTCGATAATTTTGAACGTTTTGATGTTGTAATCGTTCATGGCTTATGGCTCTATCAAAGCCAAGCTGCCATAAAAGCCATGTTGACCTACAGAAAAACCAACGGGTCAAAGCCAAAAGTTTATGTAATGCCACATGGTATGCTAGACCCTTATTTTCAAAATGCCGATGATAGAAAACTAAAGGCATTTAGAAATACAATTTATTGGAAATTATTTGAAAATAAAGTAGTCAACCAAGCTGATGGAATTTTATTTACTTGTGAAGAAGAACTATTATTGGCAAGAACCACCTTCCCTAATTACAAGCCTAAAAAAGAAATTAATGTAGGTTATGGTATTCAACCACCGCCCGTTTTTCATGAAAACATGAAAAAAGCATTTGCGAGTAACGTACCCCAATGGAACGGTAAACCTTTTCTTTTGTTTTTAAGTAGAATACATCCTAAAAAAGGGGTAGATATGCTTATTACTGCTTATCTAAAGCTAGAAAATGAATTGGACGATCTACCGCAACTGATTATAGCCGGACCTAATGATCATTCTTATGCCAAAGAAATGCAAAACATGACAAAACCTTCAAAGAATATATTATTTGCAGGTATGCTCAGTGGTGGCGCAAAATGGGGCGCATTTTATGAAAGTGAAGTTTTTGTTTTGCCAAGTCATCAAGAAAATTTTGGTATTGCCGTAGTTGAAGCCTTAGCCTGTAAAACACCTGTTTTAATAAGTAATAAAGTAAACATTTGGCGCGAAATTGAAAAAGGAAAAGGAGGTATAGTTAAAAATGACTCAGCTTTAGAAACTTTGAACTTATTAAAAGAATGGCTTTTACTAGACGAAAAAGCGAAACATCAAATGACCATTAATGCTGAAAGTATTTATAAGTCTCACTTTACCATTGAAAATGCCGCCAAGCAATACTTAAACGGAATAAATATTAAAATTACCAAATGA
- a CDS encoding acyltransferase: protein MKKILSLIIVVLPWKLKRFLLIKIWKYEIDPAAKIGLAYIFPKHLKMAKGSKIGHFTVAIHLDLLTMEENASISRSNWITGFPKNSKSKHFQHQINRKCELIIGKESAITKHHHIDCTNQIKIGNYTTIAGYYSQFLTHSINIYESRQDSAPIQIGDYCFVGTNSVILGGSILPSYSVLGAKSMLNKVYSEEYNLYGGSPAKIIKPISQSAKYFQRKKGFIV, encoded by the coding sequence ATGAAGAAAATTCTAAGTCTAATTATAGTCGTATTACCTTGGAAATTAAAAAGATTTCTACTGATAAAAATATGGAAATACGAAATTGACCCTGCAGCTAAAATCGGTTTGGCCTATATATTCCCAAAACATTTAAAAATGGCAAAGGGTAGTAAAATTGGACACTTTACCGTTGCCATCCATTTAGATTTACTTACAATGGAGGAAAACGCCTCAATCAGCCGTTCTAATTGGATAACTGGTTTCCCAAAAAATTCAAAATCAAAACACTTCCAACATCAGATAAATAGAAAATGTGAGTTGATTATTGGTAAAGAATCTGCTATTACCAAACACCATCATATTGATTGTACCAATCAAATAAAAATTGGTAACTACACTACCATTGCCGGTTATTATTCACAATTTTTAACCCACTCTATTAACATTTATGAGAGTAGACAAGATAGTGCCCCCATACAAATAGGGGACTATTGTTTTGTAGGTACCAATAGTGTTATTTTAGGTGGTTCAATTTTGCCTTCATATTCGGTTCTTGGAGCAAAATCAATGCTGAATAAAGTTTATTCAGAAGAATACAATCTATACGGTGGTTCACCAGCAAAAATAATAAAACCTATATCACAATCTGCCAAATACTTTCAACGAAAGAAAGGCTTTATTGTTTAG
- a CDS encoding glycosyltransferase family 4 protein, with protein MKITYFFRHPKIGFSIQRVFQTVNKGVSQSQEIEEIFLPEQKSDILSIIKNGLYAKKRQGNINHITGDAHYLLYFLKQNNTIVTVHDIMYYSYLSGFKKKIWKLLYINSLKRAAKVVFISEFAKEQVLNEIKLKPNQYCVIPNPVSTDFQYSQKTFNEDKPVILHINGNLERKNLARTIQALHNIPCHLRIVGKLSERNTALLNQSNIDYSNVFNLSNEEVVKEYENCDIINFPSLFEGFGMPIVEGQAVGRPVLTSNILPMKSVAAEGAVLVDPKSVESIRKGYVKIIANEGFRNSLVEKGLLNVKAFQLNTVTAMYLDQYKNLN; from the coding sequence ATGAAAATAACCTATTTCTTTAGACACCCAAAAATTGGTTTTTCCATACAACGTGTATTTCAGACCGTCAACAAAGGTGTTTCACAATCTCAAGAAATTGAAGAGATTTTTCTCCCTGAACAAAAATCAGATATACTTTCTATAATAAAAAATGGACTATATGCTAAAAAAAGACAGGGTAATATAAATCATATTACCGGAGATGCCCATTATCTTTTATATTTTCTAAAACAAAACAATACAATTGTAACGGTACATGATATTATGTATTATTCTTACTTGTCCGGTTTCAAAAAAAAAATATGGAAATTACTATATATAAATTCTTTAAAGAGAGCTGCCAAAGTAGTTTTCATTTCTGAGTTTGCTAAAGAGCAAGTTTTAAATGAGATTAAGTTAAAACCTAATCAATACTGTGTAATTCCAAATCCGGTATCTACGGATTTTCAATATTCCCAAAAAACTTTTAATGAAGATAAGCCAGTGATATTACACATAAATGGGAACCTAGAACGAAAGAACTTAGCTAGAACCATTCAAGCATTACACAACATACCATGTCATTTAAGAATTGTGGGGAAATTAAGTGAGCGTAATACTGCTTTATTAAATCAAAGTAATATAGATTATAGTAATGTTTTTAATTTAAGTAATGAAGAGGTAGTAAAAGAATATGAGAACTGCGACATTATTAACTTCCCATCCCTTTTTGAAGGCTTTGGTATGCCCATTGTTGAGGGGCAAGCAGTAGGTAGACCAGTATTAACCTCTAATATTTTACCTATGAAATCTGTTGCAGCTGAAGGTGCAGTCTTGGTTGATCCAAAAAGTGTAGAATCCATTAGAAAAGGTTATGTAAAAATTATAGCTAACGAGGGTTTCAGAAACAGCTTGGTAGAAAAAGGTTTGTTAAATGTAAAAGCTTTTCAATTGAACACAGTTACTGCTATGTATCTTGATCAATACAAAAATTTGAATTAA
- a CDS encoding WcaI family glycosyltransferase, which yields MKKLLFIGYNFSPELTGIGKYSGEMMHWLAEKGHDCTVLTSYPYYPYWKIQEPYRKNRFWFKKEVINYKSEGKLTVVRCPMYVPNNPSGLKRIILDTTFSVSAFLVIIPLLFCKSFNKIITVAPSFQFGLLGVLYKKIKGAKHIHHVQDMQIEAAQDLGMIKSPKLLKALYGIEKYIYNNTDTISSISDGMIDKIEQKANKPISFFPNWTETNTFYPIKNRKDYKKNWGFKSSDFIVLYSGAIGEKQGLDAILTSAKNLVAHQDLQFIICGTGPYKEVLKEKAKSMNLNNVHFMPLQPKDKFNIFLNIADIHLVIQKEKASDLVMPSKLTTILSVGGLALITANPKSTLHRVVSKHNMGILVAPENQEALDTGILIGLGELDNQDIKNAARAYAEQYLAIDTIMDNFNQKITA from the coding sequence ATGAAAAAACTACTATTTATAGGTTATAATTTTTCTCCAGAATTAACCGGTATCGGTAAATATTCTGGAGAGATGATGCATTGGCTTGCAGAAAAAGGTCACGATTGCACCGTATTAACGTCATATCCATATTACCCTTATTGGAAAATTCAAGAACCTTATAGAAAAAATCGCTTTTGGTTTAAGAAAGAGGTAATTAACTATAAATCTGAAGGTAAGCTTACCGTTGTGCGTTGCCCTATGTATGTACCCAACAACCCAAGCGGTTTAAAACGAATTATATTAGATACTACATTTAGTGTTTCTGCATTTCTAGTGATTATTCCACTTTTATTTTGCAAATCTTTTAATAAAATAATCACGGTAGCCCCTTCTTTTCAATTCGGTTTACTTGGCGTTCTATATAAAAAAATAAAGGGAGCCAAACACATTCATCATGTTCAAGACATGCAAATTGAAGCTGCACAAGATTTAGGTATGATCAAGTCACCAAAACTATTAAAAGCACTGTACGGAATTGAAAAATATATTTACAACAACACTGATACCATAAGCAGTATTTCTGATGGTATGATAGACAAAATTGAACAAAAAGCTAATAAACCCATTTCCTTTTTCCCTAATTGGACAGAGACCAATACCTTTTACCCTATTAAAAACAGAAAAGATTATAAAAAAAATTGGGGCTTTAAATCATCTGATTTTATAGTACTATATTCTGGAGCAATAGGTGAAAAGCAAGGCTTAGATGCTATTTTAACTTCTGCAAAAAATTTAGTAGCCCATCAAGATTTGCAATTTATAATTTGTGGAACCGGACCCTATAAAGAAGTTTTAAAAGAAAAAGCCAAAAGCATGAATTTGAACAATGTTCATTTTATGCCTTTACAACCTAAAGACAAGTTTAATATATTTTTAAATATTGCAGATATACATTTGGTCATCCAGAAAGAAAAAGCCAGTGATTTGGTAATGCCCTCAAAATTAACTACCATACTATCAGTGGGTGGTTTAGCACTAATAACGGCAAACCCCAAATCTACTTTACATCGCGTAGTTAGTAAACATAACATGGGTATTTTAGTAGCGCCAGAAAATCAAGAAGCTCTAGACACCGGTATTTTAATAGGTCTTGGTGAATTAGACAATCAAGATATTAAAAATGCAGCTCGTGCCTATGCTGAACAATATTTAGCCATAGATACTATTATGGATAATTTTAACCAAAAAATAACAGCATAA
- a CDS encoding lipopolysaccharide biosynthesis protein encodes MSLKKRLLSNGIASIFQKVVRVLEQLFLVPFFITAWGAAYYGEWLTLTIIPSVMAFSNLGFGSAAGNSFVLTYTSGDKQKAANISKTGLHIITIMILVAIAISAMVIVVLNYFHVFDKSLIDGKEAIIAVSIMILSQLLMFYLQLFEAFYRAAQKAALSINLITTKSAASIGFGLLVLLLGYGIVEFAISQLLVTVIFIIFYGLKGRQIIGLHKTFKGVKDKVILKSITTKGLSYLMLPMWQIIYFQGTTFVVRIVLGAEAVAIFNTTRTLSRSVNQILYMIEPTVFPELQNQIGKANWKMAQKIFRISLIGVFLVSLVGFIGLALFGLWFYNIWTQNQLEVPTTMWYIMISAMLFNALWYVTEMVFRAFNEPKLMGWIGMGSALVSVLFTYILSNYMGLIGAAIGAVLLDVILVFLVLPHGCKLLKLPLKELVSNGILDFKELYVLLTNKIQALKN; translated from the coding sequence ATGAGCTTAAAAAAGCGTTTACTAAGTAATGGTATAGCTTCAATTTTTCAGAAAGTTGTCCGTGTACTTGAACAATTATTTCTTGTTCCTTTCTTTATAACTGCCTGGGGTGCTGCATACTATGGAGAATGGCTTACTCTTACAATTATACCAAGCGTCATGGCATTTTCTAACTTAGGCTTTGGCTCTGCAGCAGGTAATAGTTTTGTTTTAACCTATACTTCTGGCGATAAGCAAAAAGCCGCCAATATTAGCAAAACAGGATTACATATAATCACTATAATGATTCTTGTAGCAATTGCAATAAGTGCAATGGTTATTGTTGTTTTAAATTACTTTCATGTATTTGACAAGTCACTAATTGACGGCAAAGAAGCTATTATTGCGGTATCCATTATGATCCTATCTCAGTTGTTAATGTTTTATCTTCAGCTGTTTGAAGCTTTTTATAGAGCTGCCCAAAAAGCGGCCCTTAGCATAAATCTAATTACTACTAAATCAGCAGCGTCTATTGGTTTTGGATTACTGGTTCTGCTTTTAGGCTATGGTATCGTAGAATTCGCCATATCACAATTACTGGTAACTGTCATTTTTATAATTTTCTATGGATTAAAAGGAAGGCAAATTATAGGGTTACACAAAACTTTTAAAGGAGTAAAGGATAAGGTTATTTTAAAATCAATAACCACCAAGGGTTTAAGTTATTTAATGCTACCTATGTGGCAAATCATTTATTTTCAAGGCACCACTTTTGTAGTCAGAATCGTGTTAGGTGCAGAAGCAGTCGCAATTTTTAATACTACACGTACACTAAGCCGATCGGTAAACCAAATTCTATATATGATAGAACCAACGGTATTTCCAGAACTTCAAAATCAAATAGGAAAAGCCAATTGGAAGATGGCCCAGAAAATTTTTAGAATTTCACTCATTGGAGTTTTTCTAGTTTCCCTTGTAGGTTTTATAGGTTTAGCACTATTTGGCTTATGGTTTTATAATATTTGGACACAGAACCAACTTGAAGTTCCCACAACCATGTGGTATATAATGATTTCAGCCATGCTGTTTAACGCGCTGTGGTATGTTACCGAAATGGTTTTTAGGGCTTTTAACGAACCCAAGTTAATGGGTTGGATTGGTATGGGGAGTGCACTGGTTTCCGTGCTTTTTACTTATATATTATCGAACTACATGGGGCTTATTGGTGCCGCTATAGGTGCTGTGCTATTAGATGTTATTTTGGTGTTCTTAGTATTACCGCATGGTTGTAAATTATTAAAATTACCATTGAAAGAATTGGTAAGTAATGGTATTTTAGATTTCAAAGAATTGTATGTCCTGTTAACCAACAAAATTCAAGCACTAAAAAACTAA
- a CDS encoding GumC family protein → MNDTNYQAQIDDENNFRSTLYKYVGHWKLFILCIITGILLAFLYIRYLAVNNYEIQGKILINNTNNGNGIRDNDNFSNIGLIKTSQSIDDEIGILSSNGIMENVITNNSFNIEYYHEGTIRDIEIYGKNVPIKVIADETSDNLIYDQPIYVKILDSINYELRSVHNKEELVSKHAFGELIDLPYGTFTITSKLDSTNNDNQLPLYFKIKDKDDTTSGYLRNFNVVPANKTGSLLNLTYISTHSEKGEDILTKLIETYIDKTIKYENQLAENTIKMIDNRLNLLVGEIQDVEKSVVDFKTQNTVTDVASNADEYIKQANDYKEKVANYQSQINILTQIEQTLLNTSIKNSIGGGYSINDPSLTNQISKYNEILLERQRLSQSAVTSNPMLVSLDANLVNLRQSILQNVLSAKNGLSIAKGNLQANANRFDAQLARVPAMEKKLLDISRDKGTKEGLYLYLLQKREEEVLSLATPVSSTRIVSYPKAGKFPISPNKKILYLTGLLFGFVVPISLIFIKDSLNNKIVKASDITEVVTAPFLGEISENNDKQDFSTYESSSSSTVELFRLLSFNLDYLKKKENNQTILVTSTVKGEGKTYIASNLAVTMASNGNRVALLAFDLREPQLMSNFDLPNSPGLADFIIKKGMDVSQIIQQHPTIDGLYLIGPGMTNTFVGRLLLNDRNDLLMEVLKKQFDKIIIDTPPIGLISDAFALNKYVDSTIYVVRKDVTKKEHLSKIESIYTNHKLNNTMVLLNHTPETESYGYSNKI, encoded by the coding sequence ATGAACGATACAAATTACCAAGCACAAATAGACGATGAAAACAATTTTCGTTCCACACTTTACAAATATGTAGGTCATTGGAAATTATTTATACTCTGTATCATAACGGGAATACTTCTAGCTTTCCTATACATACGCTATTTAGCAGTTAACAATTATGAAATTCAAGGTAAGATTCTAATCAACAACACCAACAATGGTAATGGCATTAGAGATAATGATAATTTCAGTAACATTGGGCTTATCAAAACTTCGCAAAGTATAGATGATGAAATTGGTATTCTAAGTTCTAACGGGATTATGGAAAATGTTATCACCAACAATTCCTTTAATATTGAGTATTATCATGAGGGTACTATACGAGATATAGAGATATATGGAAAAAATGTGCCTATTAAGGTAATTGCCGATGAAACTTCTGATAATTTAATTTACGACCAACCTATCTATGTTAAAATACTTGATAGTATCAATTATGAGTTACGATCAGTTCACAACAAGGAAGAATTAGTATCAAAGCATGCTTTTGGAGAGCTAATTGATCTACCGTATGGCACTTTTACCATAACATCAAAATTAGATTCTACAAATAACGACAATCAACTACCGCTCTATTTCAAAATCAAAGATAAAGATGATACTACATCCGGTTACCTTCGTAATTTTAATGTAGTACCCGCTAATAAGACAGGTAGCCTTTTAAACCTCACTTACATTTCAACACATTCTGAAAAAGGAGAAGATATACTAACAAAATTAATTGAGACGTACATTGACAAAACCATTAAATATGAAAACCAACTAGCCGAAAATACAATCAAAATGATTGATAACAGATTAAATCTTTTAGTTGGTGAAATTCAAGATGTTGAAAAATCGGTAGTTGATTTTAAAACACAAAATACAGTCACAGATGTTGCAAGTAATGCCGACGAGTACATAAAACAGGCAAACGACTACAAAGAGAAAGTAGCCAACTATCAAAGTCAAATTAATATCTTGACCCAAATTGAGCAAACCTTACTTAATACATCTATTAAAAACTCCATTGGTGGCGGTTATTCTATTAATGACCCTAGTTTAACCAATCAAATAAGTAAATACAACGAAATATTATTAGAGCGACAACGCTTATCACAATCTGCCGTCACCTCTAACCCAATGCTTGTAAGTCTAGATGCCAACCTAGTAAATTTGCGTCAGTCTATCTTACAAAATGTACTAAGTGCAAAAAATGGTCTTTCTATAGCAAAAGGTAACTTACAAGCAAATGCGAATAGATTTGATGCTCAGTTGGCTAGAGTACCAGCTATGGAAAAAAAATTATTGGATATTAGTCGTGACAAAGGCACTAAAGAAGGGCTTTATCTATATCTCTTACAAAAAAGAGAAGAAGAAGTGTTGTCATTAGCTACACCAGTGTCTTCTACAAGAATTGTCAGCTACCCAAAAGCTGGAAAGTTTCCTATTAGTCCGAATAAAAAAATACTCTATTTAACAGGATTATTATTTGGCTTTGTTGTTCCTATTTCACTAATATTTATAAAGGATTCTTTAAACAATAAAATCGTTAAAGCTAGTGACATTACTGAAGTTGTTACTGCACCTTTTCTAGGTGAGATATCTGAAAATAACGATAAGCAAGACTTTAGCACTTATGAAAGTTCATCATCATCAACAGTTGAACTATTTAGACTACTTTCTTTTAATTTAGATTATCTAAAAAAGAAAGAAAACAATCAAACCATTTTGGTGACATCAACGGTTAAAGGAGAAGGCAAAACATACATTGCTTCTAATTTAGCGGTAACCATGGCATCTAACGGCAATAGAGTCGCATTGCTTGCATTTGATCTTCGTGAGCCGCAACTTATGTCCAATTTTGATTTACCAAATTCACCTGGTCTTGCAGATTTTATTATTAAGAAAGGAATGGACGTAAGCCAAATCATACAGCAGCATCCTACTATAGATGGCTTATACTTAATTGGGCCCGGTATGACCAATACCTTTGTTGGACGTTTGCTGCTAAATGACCGCAATGACCTTTTAATGGAAGTTTTAAAAAAACAATTTGATAAAATTATTATAGACACACCACCTATAGGTCTCATATCTGATGCTTTTGCCCTTAATAAGTATGTAGATAGTACCATTTATGTGGTGCGTAAAGATGTCACCAAAAAAGAGCATTTAAGTAAAATAGAAAGTATCTATACCAACCATAAGCTCAACAATACCATGGTATTACTAAACCATACACCAGAAACAGAATCATACGGTTATAGCAATAAAATTTAG